The Nitrospira sp. genome includes a region encoding these proteins:
- a CDS encoding cytochrome c → MSSRSVLVFLFLILPCLLTTNASAEQNSSEKVLREHYDLQEGKRLYGEYCRFCHGDQGKGQAFDVTPPPADLTSPAVQRKSDIELTQTIHEGERGTAMGSWKWALSKEEKQHVLLYIRWLAQPREQIPTPSR, encoded by the coding sequence ATGTCTTCACGGAGTGTCCTCGTATTTCTGTTCCTGATTCTGCCATGTCTTCTGACTACGAACGCCAGCGCGGAGCAGAATAGTAGCGAGAAAGTGCTTCGTGAGCATTACGACTTGCAAGAGGGCAAGCGTCTCTACGGGGAGTATTGTCGGTTTTGCCATGGAGACCAGGGAAAAGGTCAGGCATTCGACGTCACCCCTCCACCAGCAGATCTCACGAGTCCCGCAGTCCAGCGGAAGTCCGATATCGAGCTGACACAGACGATTCACGAGGGTGAACGAGGCACGGCGATGGGGTCGTGGAAATGGGCACTATCGAAGGAAGAGAAGCAGCATGTCCTGCTTTATATCCGTTGGTTGGCCCAACCAAGAGAGCAAATTCCAACTCCGTCACGATGA
- the hypE gene encoding hydrogenase expression/formation protein HypE, which produces MNNKPFEPACPLPLSTKSTIQLAHGGGGRLMQELIQDVFVGAFHNPMLDSMHDGATWPVEKGTLAFTTDSYVVRPLFFPGGDIGSLAVNGTINDLAMCGAKPLYLSVGFILEEGLSMEVLQRVVNSMAEAARAAGVSIVTGDTKVVDRGKGDGIFINASGVGLVPSGVRVLPTLIQSGDAILVSGDLGSHGVAVLSVREGLTFAGNVESDTAPLHGIVADLIDSGIDIHCLRDLTRGGLASVLNELAVSAKVGMTVEETAIPVNEPVRGACELLGLDPLYVANEGRFVAMVPEPQAEAALAVMRRHKAASQAARVGAVMDWSTPPVVLRTVLGTQRILDLLSGEQLPRIC; this is translated from the coding sequence ATGAACAACAAACCATTTGAGCCAGCTTGTCCGCTGCCGCTTTCAACAAAGAGCACCATCCAGCTCGCACATGGCGGCGGCGGGCGGCTCATGCAGGAGTTGATTCAAGACGTCTTCGTGGGGGCTTTCCACAATCCCATGCTGGACTCCATGCATGACGGTGCGACTTGGCCGGTGGAGAAGGGCACGCTTGCCTTTACGACCGATTCTTACGTCGTGCGTCCACTGTTCTTTCCGGGCGGCGACATCGGGAGTTTGGCGGTGAACGGCACGATCAACGATCTGGCCATGTGCGGTGCGAAGCCGCTGTATCTCAGCGTGGGCTTCATCCTGGAAGAGGGGCTCAGTATGGAGGTGTTGCAGCGAGTGGTGAACTCCATGGCTGAAGCTGCGCGGGCGGCGGGTGTGTCGATTGTCACGGGAGATACCAAGGTCGTGGATCGCGGTAAGGGCGACGGAATTTTCATCAATGCGTCTGGCGTCGGACTGGTGCCGAGCGGTGTTCGTGTGTTGCCGACGTTGATTCAGTCTGGTGACGCGATTCTTGTGAGCGGCGATCTCGGGTCTCATGGCGTGGCGGTGCTCAGTGTGCGTGAGGGGTTGACGTTCGCCGGCAACGTTGAAAGCGACACGGCTCCATTACATGGAATCGTGGCCGATTTGATCGACAGCGGCATCGACATCCATTGCCTGCGCGATCTCACCCGTGGCGGGCTAGCAAGCGTGTTGAACGAACTGGCCGTTTCAGCGAAGGTCGGCATGACGGTGGAGGAGACGGCTATTCCGGTGAACGAGCCGGTGCGTGGAGCCTGTGAACTCTTGGGACTGGATCCTCTCTATGTGGCCAATGAAGGACGATTCGTCGCCATGGTGCCTGAGCCACAGGCCGAAGCGGCTCTGGCTGTGATGCGGAGACACAAGGCCGCGAGCCAGGCAGCTCGTGTCGGCGCTGTTATGGATTGGTCTACTCCGCCGGTTGTGCTGCGAACGGTATTGGGCACACAACGGATTCTCGATCTTCTCTCAGGAGAGCAATTGCCGCGTATCTGCTGA
- the hypD gene encoding hydrogenase formation protein HypD: protein MKYVDEFRDRAVAAALAERIKKTVTQPWTIMEVCGGQTHSIVRFGLDSLLPQDLTLVHGPGCPVCVTSVSLIDQAVCLASLPNVIFCSFGDMLRVPGSRGDLFGVKAAGGDVRIIYSPLDALELARKHPDREVVCFAVGFETTAPAWAMAVVQAKQTGITNFSLLIAHVLVPPAMEAILSSPQSRIQGFLAAGHVCTVMGYEEYETIAQKYRVPIVVTGFEPLDVLEGVAMLVSQLEEGRIEVENQYVRSVSREGNRPARTIVDEVFEPAPRAWRGIGEIPASGLSLKSAYSTYDAEVKFQLELSQLTEGKEDPECQSGLVLQGLLKPMDCAAFGVRCTPEQPLGAPMVSSEGACAAYYRYRGASKG, encoded by the coding sequence ATGAAGTACGTGGATGAATTTCGCGATCGTGCGGTGGCGGCGGCGCTAGCGGAGCGGATCAAGAAGACGGTCACCCAGCCTTGGACGATCATGGAGGTCTGCGGGGGCCAGACCCACTCCATTGTGCGGTTTGGGCTCGATAGCCTGCTGCCGCAAGATCTCACGCTGGTTCATGGACCTGGCTGTCCGGTCTGTGTGACCTCGGTGTCGTTGATCGACCAGGCTGTGTGCCTCGCATCCTTGCCAAATGTGATCTTCTGCTCCTTCGGGGACATGCTGCGTGTGCCTGGTTCTCGTGGTGACTTGTTTGGTGTGAAGGCGGCAGGTGGGGATGTCCGGATTATCTATTCGCCGTTGGATGCACTCGAACTTGCCCGCAAGCATCCTGATCGCGAAGTGGTCTGTTTCGCTGTGGGATTCGAGACGACTGCCCCGGCCTGGGCCATGGCGGTGGTGCAGGCAAAGCAGACAGGCATCACGAATTTCAGTCTGTTGATAGCCCATGTGTTGGTGCCCCCCGCGATGGAAGCGATCCTGTCGTCGCCACAGAGTCGAATCCAGGGGTTTCTCGCTGCCGGCCATGTCTGTACCGTGATGGGCTATGAGGAGTATGAGACCATCGCGCAGAAATATCGCGTGCCGATCGTCGTGACCGGGTTTGAGCCGCTCGACGTGCTCGAAGGTGTGGCCATGCTGGTCAGCCAATTGGAAGAGGGGCGGATCGAAGTCGAGAATCAGTACGTGCGATCTGTCAGTCGAGAGGGAAACCGGCCAGCGAGGACCATCGTCGACGAAGTCTTCGAACCAGCTCCTCGTGCATGGCGTGGCATCGGCGAGATTCCCGCGAGCGGTCTGAGTCTCAAATCTGCCTACAGCACCTATGACGCCGAGGTGAAGTTTCAGCTGGAACTGTCGCAGCTCACTGAAGGGAAAGAGGACCCAGAGTGCCAAAGTGGACTGGTCCTCCAAGGCTTGCTCAAGCCAATGGATTGTGCTGCCTTCGGGGTTCGATGCACACCTGAACAGCCGTTAGGCGCGCCGATGGTGTCGAGCGAAGGGGCTTGCGCCGCGTATTACCGATACCGAGGGGCCAGTAAAGGGTAA
- a CDS encoding HNH endonuclease translates to MLDASIPHVCAVPECEVLDGLTVDHIKPISRGGTDELSNLRFLCRQHNGRKRDLSEP, encoded by the coding sequence ATGCTCGACGCAAGCATACCGCACGTTTGCGCTGTCCCCGAGTGCGAAGTTCTCGATGGCTTGACGGTTGATCACATAAAGCCAATTTCTCGAGGTGGCACAGATGAGCTATCGAACCTTCGCTTCTTATGCCGGCAACATAACGGCCGCAAGCGTGACCTCTCTGAGCCCTAA
- a CDS encoding type II toxin-antitoxin system HicB family antitoxin, translating into MRYLIVVEKGPSSYGAYVPDLPGCVAAGESREEVLSLIREAIALHLEGLKEQGQPIPAPASTSDHVEVEAA; encoded by the coding sequence ATGCGATACCTTATTGTCGTCGAAAAGGGGCCAAGTTCCTATGGGGCGTATGTTCCGGATCTTCCGGGCTGTGTCGCGGCTGGCGAATCGAGGGAGGAGGTGCTTTCGCTCATTCGCGAAGCGATTGCGCTTCACTTAGAGGGATTGAAGGAACAGGGGCAACCGATTCCGGCTCCAGCCTCTACAAGCGATCACGTCGAAGTAGAGGCCGCATAA
- a CDS encoding PilZ domain-containing protein — protein sequence MRASIDGYQPEFTLLAPPVGALLQYGALTSSGLVTMPFAQRYHYRFPVFIPVRYERGNGTGYGSVTNLSRQGWRLSGSLPLELGALCSLNVRLPTMKVISVAEGKVRWICGDECGIETLVMDPKSQERLNAYIQDRVKAL from the coding sequence ATGAGAGCGTCTATCGACGGGTATCAGCCTGAGTTTACGCTCCTTGCGCCCCCGGTAGGAGCCCTCTTACAATACGGGGCTCTTACTTCTAGCGGGCTTGTCACCATGCCGTTTGCGCAGCGCTATCATTATCGGTTTCCGGTCTTTATCCCCGTCCGATACGAGCGGGGAAACGGAACTGGGTATGGCAGCGTCACGAATCTTTCTCGACAGGGGTGGCGCCTATCTGGTTCGTTGCCACTAGAGCTAGGAGCTCTCTGCTCGCTGAACGTCAGGCTCCCAACGATGAAAGTGATCTCCGTGGCTGAAGGAAAAGTGCGATGGATCTGCGGGGACGAATGCGGCATTGAAACACTCGTGATGGATCCCAAATCACAAGAGCGATTGAACGCCTATATCCAGGACCGGGTCAAGGCACTCTGA
- a CDS encoding HypC/HybG/HupF family hydrogenase formation chaperone, with protein MCLAVPGQVLSVEDDQLRTATVSFGGVTKSVSLALVPEAEVGDYVIVHVGIAISKLDEEAARRTLETYSELAASSSPEATGG; from the coding sequence ATGTGTCTCGCAGTTCCCGGACAAGTCTTGAGCGTCGAAGATGACCAGCTTCGCACGGCGACCGTGTCGTTCGGTGGTGTGACGAAATCCGTTTCGTTGGCTTTGGTGCCGGAAGCCGAAGTCGGCGACTACGTCATCGTCCACGTCGGCATTGCGATCAGCAAGTTGGACGAGGAAGCCGCGCGACGGACGTTGGAAACCTACTCGGAACTAGCGGCCTCAAGCTCTCCAGAGGCCACCGGTGGCTAG
- the hypF gene encoding carbamoyltransferase HypF, which translates to MRKALAQRVQVTVEGMVQGVGFRPFVYRLAHELGMTGWVTNTRNGVLIEIEGCVEAVETFLHRLREDAPASASVEAISTSIIPVQGNRSFSIAASPELGQRTLVIPPDLATCEDCCRELSDPHDRRFRYPFLTCTQCGPRYSVLTTIPYDRSNTTMIGFTLCSACRAEYETEADRRFHAEPIACPICGPRVSLWDEHGHEVAGGEGALQQASALLKQGFIVAVKGLGGFQLWVDAQSEEAVQRLRDRKRRPGKPFAVLFPSIKAVRHYCQLSVQEEDLLCSPQAPIVLVNKRQDAALAEAVAPGNPYLGVMVPATPLHHLLMVSLQRPMVATSGNRSEEPIVTDECEALVRLKGVADVLLVHDRPIARPVDDSVVLVVPDNVRAEDGGQGDTSTADVMILRRARGYVPQAIRWSDGEVQGDSNGPILAVGGHLKNTVALLTGNRVALSQHLGDLSTLEADKAFRQAVEDLQQLLQVTPRAIACDLHPDYRSTSFARELAATVSVPIVPVQHHHAHVVSCMAEHKLDGEVLGIAWDGAGYGTDGRIWGSEFLVASYRRFNRFAHLRPFRLPGGEAAMRDPKRSAAALLWDLMGETMADLALPSWSLTSNQRAQLASVLRSGVASPWATSMGRLFDAVASLAGLCQQASFEGQAAMAVQFAAERGWEAGGVQGYPIDLVPSESSDTTWMVDWRPMISALLDALRRGVNPERITAQFHMSLADATVRVAQAAGLPGVVLTGGCFQNGLLLSLAKRRLEEVGFEVYSHRLVPPNDGGLSLGQAVVAAHR; encoded by the coding sequence ATGAGAAAGGCCCTTGCTCAGCGTGTACAGGTTACTGTGGAGGGGATGGTGCAAGGGGTGGGGTTTCGCCCGTTCGTTTACAGACTCGCCCATGAGCTGGGGATGACTGGTTGGGTAACTAACACCAGGAACGGGGTGTTGATTGAAATTGAAGGGTGCGTGGAAGCTGTTGAAACATTTCTCCACCGTCTGCGGGAAGACGCGCCCGCTTCTGCTTCTGTCGAGGCGATAAGCACCAGTATCATTCCTGTACAGGGCAACAGGAGTTTCTCAATCGCCGCGAGTCCTGAATTGGGACAACGTACTCTCGTCATCCCGCCGGATTTAGCTACCTGCGAGGACTGCTGTCGGGAACTCTCTGATCCACACGACCGACGGTTCCGATATCCCTTCCTGACCTGCACGCAATGTGGGCCTCGCTATAGCGTGCTCACAACGATTCCCTATGATCGGTCCAATACCACCATGATCGGGTTCACACTCTGCTCTGCCTGTCGTGCGGAGTATGAAACCGAAGCCGATCGCCGCTTTCATGCGGAACCGATCGCCTGTCCAATCTGCGGGCCACGCGTCAGCTTGTGGGATGAACACGGTCACGAGGTCGCCGGTGGTGAAGGGGCTTTGCAGCAGGCATCGGCTCTGCTCAAACAAGGATTCATCGTCGCTGTGAAGGGGCTGGGTGGGTTTCAACTCTGGGTCGATGCGCAATCAGAAGAAGCGGTTCAGCGCTTGCGCGATCGGAAACGGAGGCCGGGGAAGCCTTTCGCAGTCCTGTTCCCTTCGATTAAGGCAGTCAGACACTACTGTCAGTTGTCCGTGCAAGAGGAGGATCTGCTCTGTTCGCCGCAAGCGCCGATCGTTCTAGTGAATAAGCGTCAGGACGCGGCACTCGCCGAAGCCGTGGCACCGGGCAATCCTTATCTCGGTGTGATGGTGCCGGCCACGCCGCTCCATCATCTTTTGATGGTGTCGCTTCAGCGTCCCATGGTGGCCACGAGCGGCAACCGATCTGAAGAACCGATTGTGACCGACGAGTGCGAGGCGCTGGTTCGATTGAAAGGGGTCGCCGATGTGTTGCTCGTGCATGACAGACCGATCGCAAGGCCGGTCGATGATTCGGTGGTGTTGGTGGTTCCAGACAATGTCCGAGCGGAAGACGGAGGACAAGGGGACACATCCACAGCTGATGTGATGATCCTCCGTCGGGCGCGAGGCTATGTGCCTCAGGCGATTCGCTGGAGTGATGGTGAGGTACAAGGAGACTCCAACGGCCCGATCCTCGCCGTCGGCGGACATCTCAAGAACACCGTCGCTCTTCTGACGGGCAATCGCGTTGCACTCAGCCAACATCTCGGAGATCTTTCTACCCTGGAGGCGGACAAGGCATTCCGGCAGGCAGTCGAGGATCTCCAACAGTTGCTTCAGGTCACGCCACGGGCTATCGCCTGTGATTTGCACCCGGACTATCGTTCGACCAGCTTCGCGCGAGAACTGGCTGCGACCGTGTCTGTCCCGATAGTTCCCGTGCAACATCACCATGCACATGTGGTCTCTTGTATGGCAGAACATAAACTCGACGGTGAGGTGCTGGGCATCGCCTGGGACGGTGCCGGCTATGGAACGGACGGCCGGATTTGGGGTAGTGAATTTCTGGTCGCGAGCTACCGGCGATTCAACCGGTTCGCACATCTCCGGCCCTTTCGGTTGCCCGGCGGCGAAGCGGCCATGCGGGATCCAAAACGATCCGCCGCAGCATTGCTGTGGGATTTGATGGGAGAAACGATGGCCGATCTGGCACTTCCATCCTGGAGCTTGACGAGCAATCAGCGTGCCCAGTTGGCAAGCGTACTCAGATCCGGCGTGGCATCCCCATGGGCCACGAGCATGGGACGATTGTTCGATGCTGTGGCGTCACTTGCCGGATTGTGCCAACAGGCTTCCTTCGAAGGGCAAGCAGCCATGGCGGTCCAGTTTGCTGCGGAGCGAGGGTGGGAAGCAGGTGGGGTACAAGGATATCCGATTGATCTGGTGCCGAGTGAGAGTTCCGATACAACGTGGATGGTTGATTGGCGTCCTATGATCAGCGCCCTGCTCGATGCCCTTCGCAGAGGTGTGAATCCTGAACGGATTACCGCCCAGTTTCATATGAGTCTTGCCGACGCGACTGTTCGCGTAGCTCAAGCAGCTGGTTTGCCTGGCGTCGTGCTGACCGGTGGCTGCTTTCAAAATGGGTTGCTGTTGTCGCTCGCCAAGCGGCGATTGGAAGAGGTAGGGTTCGAAGTGTATAGCCACCGGCTGGTGCCACCCAATGACGGAGGGCTGTCATTGGGGCAGGCAGTGGTTGCTGCGCACCGATGA
- a CDS encoding hydrogenase maturation nickel metallochaperone HypA — protein MHELHLMRQVVKAVEARLDGTGDTKLSAVRLKVSALSHLLIHDHDTLQTTFRLAARGTKAEGAALEILTVPGEAWCPQCRRDVSVEHGHEVCPACGEPVIAVSTESDVIVHELVVQE, from the coding sequence GTGCATGAACTCCATTTGATGAGGCAAGTCGTAAAGGCTGTGGAAGCCAGATTGGACGGAACGGGAGATACCAAGCTATCTGCCGTACGACTGAAAGTCAGTGCGCTGTCGCATTTGCTCATTCACGATCACGACACACTCCAAACAACATTCCGATTGGCTGCCCGAGGCACAAAGGCCGAAGGCGCCGCTTTAGAGATTCTCACCGTGCCGGGTGAAGCCTGGTGTCCGCAATGCCGGCGAGATGTTTCTGTCGAACACGGGCATGAAGTCTGTCCCGCTTGTGGAGAGCCGGTGATTGCAGTCTCAACAGAGTCGGACGTGATTGTCCACGAATTGGTCGTGCAAGAATGA
- a CDS encoding hydrogenase maturation protease has protein sequence MCDGPPDKRGEKRASGESRKSRLSSIRIIGLGNEFRGDDAVGLLAARRIRERIGSHIQVVEAESAGVELLDLMKDAHTVFLIDALCSGKVPGTIHRLDVLAGPIASNLFPRSSHAIGVGEVLELARTLGVLPATVIVYGIEVGNTELGQPLSSSVAKALDQVVDQIVQEREACRA, from the coding sequence ATGTGTGACGGTCCTCCGGACAAGAGGGGCGAGAAACGCGCGAGCGGCGAGTCACGCAAGTCTCGCTTATCCAGCATTCGAATCATCGGCTTAGGGAACGAGTTCAGAGGAGATGACGCCGTTGGCCTTCTGGCTGCTCGCCGGATCCGAGAGCGAATCGGCAGTCACATTCAAGTCGTCGAGGCGGAATCGGCGGGAGTAGAGCTCTTGGACTTGATGAAAGACGCGCATACCGTGTTCTTGATCGATGCCCTATGCAGCGGGAAAGTTCCCGGCACAATCCATCGGCTCGATGTCTTGGCCGGCCCGATTGCGTCCAACCTGTTTCCACGGTCATCTCACGCGATCGGAGTAGGAGAGGTTTTGGAGTTGGCCCGTACATTGGGTGTCCTCCCGGCGACGGTCATCGTCTACGGGATTGAAGTTGGGAACACAGAACTAGGGCAACCCCTGTCCTCCTCGGTGGCTAAGGCGTTGGACCAAGTCGTGGACCAAATCGTTCAGGAGCGTGAGGCCTGTCGTGCATGA
- a CDS encoding Ni/Fe hydrogenase subunit alpha, giving the protein MEEEKRRTRTIAIGTIARVEGEGALRVTVKDGTVQDVELRIFEPPRFFEAFLQGRHYDEVSDIVARICGICPVAYQMSAVHALERIFGLRIDGPLRDLRRLIYCGEWIESHALHIFMLQAPDFLGYESGIAMAKDHAAVVTRGLRIKKAGNAIMTLLGGRSVHPVSVKVGGFSRVPLQSELRGLRDELLWARDAAGETVRWVAGFKYPEFTPDSTCVALRHSDEYPFNEGRIVAGTGLDIPVDEFERHFSEHQVAYSNALHCTLQGAPYLVGPLARVNLNHNRLPPAVRQVLADTGLSLPLRNPFHGIVARSVEMLYALEESLRLIDRYEPPPAPSLPVTVRAGIGMACTEAPRGILYHRYRVDGDGVIREAKIVPPTSQNQGRIEQDLRLFLPRVLDRSNEEASLACERVIRCYDPCISCATHFLKLEINRDV; this is encoded by the coding sequence GTGGAAGAGGAGAAACGTCGGACCCGGACTATTGCTATCGGGACGATCGCACGCGTGGAAGGCGAGGGCGCGCTTCGTGTCACCGTGAAAGACGGAACTGTCCAGGACGTGGAACTCAGGATCTTCGAGCCGCCCCGGTTCTTTGAGGCCTTCTTGCAAGGGCGGCACTACGACGAAGTGTCGGACATCGTCGCTCGGATCTGCGGCATCTGCCCGGTTGCCTATCAGATGAGCGCCGTCCACGCCCTCGAACGGATTTTCGGCCTGCGCATCGACGGGCCGCTACGGGATTTGCGGCGGCTGATCTACTGCGGAGAGTGGATCGAAAGCCATGCGCTGCATATCTTCATGCTGCAGGCCCCGGACTTTCTTGGCTATGAGAGTGGCATCGCGATGGCGAAAGATCACGCAGCCGTCGTGACCCGTGGCTTGCGGATCAAGAAGGCCGGCAATGCGATCATGACGTTGCTGGGCGGCCGCTCCGTGCATCCAGTGTCGGTCAAAGTCGGCGGCTTCTCGCGGGTGCCGTTGCAGAGCGAACTGAGAGGATTAAGAGACGAACTCTTATGGGCACGCGATGCGGCGGGGGAAACTGTGCGTTGGGTTGCAGGGTTTAAATACCCGGAGTTTACTCCGGACTCTACATGTGTGGCACTGCGCCATTCCGATGAGTATCCGTTCAACGAAGGGCGGATTGTGGCCGGCACCGGCCTGGATATTCCGGTTGACGAGTTCGAACGGCATTTCTCCGAGCATCAGGTCGCCTACTCCAACGCGCTGCATTGCACGTTGCAAGGTGCGCCCTATCTGGTTGGGCCGTTGGCCCGTGTGAACCTGAACCACAATCGACTGCCTCCGGCGGTCAGGCAGGTGCTGGCGGATACCGGCTTGTCACTACCGCTGCGCAACCCGTTTCATGGGATCGTCGCCCGCTCGGTCGAAATGCTCTACGCGCTGGAGGAGTCGCTGCGGTTGATCGATCGATACGAGCCTCCACCGGCGCCGTCGCTGCCGGTCACGGTCCGAGCCGGAATCGGTATGGCGTGCACCGAAGCACCGCGCGGGATCCTCTACCATCGGTACCGGGTGGACGGCGATGGTGTGATCCGCGAAGCCAAGATCGTGCCGCCAACTTCGCAGAATCAAGGCCGCATTGAGCAGGATCTGCGTCTCTTCCTACCCCGTGTACTGGATCGTTCCAACGAGGAGGCGTCGCTTGCCTGCGAGCGGGTCATCCGCTGCTACGACCCGTGCATTTCCTGCGCGACGCATTTTCTGAAGTTGGAGATTAATCGGGATGTGTGA